The Drosophila teissieri strain GT53w chromosome X, Prin_Dtei_1.1, whole genome shotgun sequence genome has a segment encoding these proteins:
- the LOC122624451 gene encoding DNA topoisomerase 1 isoform X6, whose protein sequence is MWRSLAALRLFEGQSVCLVFGQRMVAIATVAGKKRRVRRKSVQEEQVRWWEEEKRADGVKWSTLEHKGPVFAPRYERVPRNVRFYYDGKPLELSEETEEAATFYAKMLNHDYCTKEVFNNNFFKDFRKSMTNKEKEIIKDFRKCGFQEMFNFFQAESEKRKAATKEEKLIKKNENEALMKEFGFCMIDGHKEKIGNFRLEPPGLFRGRGEHPKMGMIKRRIQASDVSINCGKESKVPSPPPGSRWKEVRHDNTVTWLASWIENVQGQVKYIMLNPSSKLKGEKDHIKYETARRLDKVIDKIRATYRDEWKSKEMRVRQRAVALYFIDKLALRAGNEKDEDQADTVGCCSLRVEHVQLHKELNGKENVVVFDFPGKDSIRYYNEVEVEKRVFKNLELFMEHKKDGDDLFDRLNTQVLNEHLKELMEGLTAKVFRTYNASKTLQSQLDLLTDPSATVPEKLLAYNRANRAVAILCNHQRSVPKSHEKSMENLKEKIKAKREAIKKCEAEYHSRDEKKGKQLERLKDQLKKLELQETDRDENKTIALGTSKLNYLDPRISVAWCKKNDVPIEKIFNKTQRTKFLWAVHMADENYRF, encoded by the exons ATGTGGCGCTCTTTGGCGGCATTACGTCTATTCGAAGGCCAGAGTGTTTGCCTGGTTTTTGGACAGCGGATGGTGGCCATAGCCACCGTTGCGGGCAAGAAGAGAAGAGTGCGGCGGAAGAGCGTCCAGGAAGAGCAAGTTCGATG GTGGGAAGAGGAAAAGCGTGCCGATGGCGTCAAGTGGTCAACGCTGGAGCACAAGGGACCCGTGTTCGCACCGCGGTACGAACGGGTGCCACGCAATGTACGGTTTTACTATGATGGCAAGCCGTTGGAACTCTCGGAGGAAACGGAGGAGGCGGCCACCTTCTATGCCAAGATGCTGAACCACGACTACTGCACCAAAGAAGTGTTCAATAACAACTTCTTCAAGGACTTCCGCAAGTCCATGACGAACAAGGAGAAGGAGATAATCAAGGATTTCCGCAAGTGCGGCTTCCAGGAGATGTTCAACTTCTTCCAGGCGGAGTCCGAAAAACGCAAGGCCGCCACCAAGGAGGAGAAGCTGATCAAGAAGAACGAAAACGAGGCACTCATGAAGGAATTCGGATTCTGCATGATTGATGGGCACAAGGAGAAGATCGGTAACTTCCGTCTGGAGCCGCCGGGTCTGTTCCGCGGCCGTGGCGAGCATCCCAAAATGGGCATGATCAAGCGGCGCATTCAGGCCAGCGATGTGTCCATCAACTGTGGCAAGGAGTCGAAGGTGCCGTCACCGCCGCCCGGATCTCGCTGGAAGGAGGTGCGCCACGACAACACGGTCACTTGGTTGGCCTCCTGGATCGAGAACGTGCAGGGTCAGGTCAAGTACATCATGTTGAATCCATCCTCAAAACTCAAGGGCGAAAAGGATCACATTAAGTACGAGACGGCGCGACGCCTGGACAAGGTCATCGATAAGATTCGTGCCACCTATCGCGACGAGTGGAAGTCCAAGGAGATGAGGGTTCGCCAGCGAGCGGTGGCCCTCTACTTCATCGACAAACTGGCACTGAGAGCAGGCAACGAAAAGGACGAGGATCAGGCCGATACCGTGGGCTGTTGCTCGCTCCGCGTGGAACATGTCCAGCTCCACAAGGAACTGAACGGAAAGGAGAATGTGGTGGTCTTTGATTTCCCCGGTAAGGACTCCATTCGGTATTACAACGAGGTCGAGGTGGAGAAGCGCGTCTTCAAGAACCTCGAGCTGTTCATGGAGCACAAGAAGGATGGCGACGACCTCTTCGATCGACTCAACACCCAGGTGCTCAATGAGCATCTCAAGGAGCTGATGGAAG GACTCACGGCCAAGGTATTCCGTACGTACAACGCTTCAAAAACACTGCAAAGCCAGCTGGATCTGCTGACCGATCCGAGTGCCACGGTTCCGGAAAAGCTGTTGGCCTACAATCGCGCCAACCGTGCCGTGGCCATCCTCTGTAACCATCAGCGTTCCGTGCCCAAAAGCCACGAGAAGTCTATGGAGAATCTGAAGGAGAAGATCAAGGCCAAGCGAGAAGCCATCAAAAAATGCGAGGCCGAATATCAT TCGAGGGACGAAAAGAAGGGCAAACAGCTAGAGCGCCTTAAGGATCAGCTAAAGAAACTAGAGCTACAAGAGACTGATAGAGATGAGAATAAGACCATTGCCCTGGGCACCTCTAAGCTTAACTATCTTGATCCACGCATATCGGTGGCATG GTGTAAAAAGAATGACGTGCCGATCGAGAAGATATTCAACAAAACCCAAAGAACCAAATTTCTGTGGGCCGTGCACATGGCCGATGAGAATTATCGTTTTTAA
- the LOC122624451 gene encoding DNA topoisomerase 1 isoform X3, with translation MSGDVAAENSIHIQNGGSCEVVQSNGVTTNGHGHHHHHHSSGSSSKHKSSSKDKHRDKEREHKSSSSSSSSKEHKSSSRDKDRHKSSSSSSSKHRDKDKERDGSSHRSSSSSSHRDKDGSSSSKHKSSSSSGHHKSSSKDKERRDKDKDRSSSSSSRHKSSSSSSRDKERSSSSHKSSSSSSSKSKHSSSRHSSSSSSSKDPPSYDGVFVKPEPVSQPLMHSGPVDPFQMQQLGGYEAATAANFNGNGNDGGLNYKNGYEESIVDIKKEDESFNNLSQASSCDYSMSQFRADEPPFEVKHEQSYVEEDSTMNYNDQEDETEAMDDDEEDVPLAMRKRKQEAPDRGDGGMDDDDDDIPLLARKKVKKEKIKKESKEKSKKRVKEEPSDDYGSAKPKKKKMKKEPEVVSPTKRQKTKVKEEEEEVWRWWEEEKRADGVKWSTLEHKGPVFAPRYERVPRNVRFYYDGKPLELSEETEEAATFYAKMLNHDYCTKEVFNNNFFKDFRKSMTNKEKEIIKDFRKCGFQEMFNFFQAESEKRKAATKEEKLIKKNENEALMKEFGFCMIDGHKEKIGNFRLEPPGLFRGRGEHPKMGMIKRRIQASDVSINCGKESKVPSPPPGSRWKEVRHDNTVTWLASWIENVQGQVKYIMLNPSSKLKGEKDHIKYETARRLDKVIDKIRATYRDEWKSKEMRVRQRAVALYFIDKLALRAGNEKDEDQADTVGCCSLRVEHVQLHKELNGKENVVVFDFPGKDSIRYYNEVEVEKRVFKNLELFMEHKKDGDDLFDRLNTQVLNEHLKELMEGLTAKVFRTYNASKTLQSQLDLLTDPSATVPEKLLAYNRANRAVAILCNHQRSVPKSHEKSMENLKEKIKAKREAIKKCEAEYHSRDEKKGKQLERLKDQLKKLELQETDRDENKTIALGTSKLNYLDPRISVAWCKKNDVPIEKIFNKTQRTKFLWAVHMADENYRF, from the exons ATGAGTGGGGATGTGGCTGCCGAAAAT AGCATCCACATACAAAATGGTGGCAGCTGCGAGGTGGTTCAGTCCAACGGAGTGACCACCAATGGACACggacaccaccaccatcaccacagcagcgggagcagcagcaagcatAAATCCTCCAGCAAGGACAAGCACCGTGATAAGGAGAGGGAGCACAAGAGCTCCAGTTCCTCCAGCTCGTCGAAGGAGCACAAGAGCAGCAGTCG CGACAAGGATCGacacaaaagcagcagcagttcgtCGTCGAAGCATcgggacaaggacaaggagcgTGACGGCAGCTCGCATCGCAGCAGCTCATCATCCAGCCATAGGGATAAGGatgggagcagcagcagcaagcacaagtcctcgtcgtcgtctggCCACCATAAGAGCTCCTCAAAGGACAAGGAGCGACGGGATAAGGACAAGGATCGCAGCAGCAGTTCATCCAGCCGGCACAAGTCATCCTCGTCTAGTTCCCGTGACAAagaacgcagcagcagcagtcacaAGAGCTCCTCTTCATCCTCATCGAAGAGCAAACATTCCAGTTCGCGGCACAGCAGCTCATCATCTTCCTCGAAAGATCCGCCATCTTACGATGGAGTGTTTGTTAAGCCGGAGCCTGTTTCCCAACCGCTGATGCACTCGGGCCCGGTGGATCCTTTCCAGATGCAGCAGCTCGGTGGCTACGAAGCCGCAACCGCTGCCAATTTTAATGGCAATGGAAACGATGGCGGTCTCAACTATAAGAACGGCTACGAGGAATCGATCGTAGACATCAAAAAGGAGGACGAGAGTTTCAACAATCTATCGCAAGCCAGCTCCTGTGACTACTCCATGTCCCAGTTTCGCGCCGATGAGCCGCCGTTCGAGGTGAAGCACGAGCAGAGCTACGTCGAAGAGGACAGCACCATGAACTACAATGATCAGGAAGATGAGACCGAGGCGatggacgacgacgaggaggatgtGCCGCTGGCCATGCGCAAGCGCAAACAGGAGGCACCCGATCGCGGTGACGGCGGCAtggatgacgacgacgacgacattCCGCTGCTGGCGCGCAAGAAGGTCAAGAAGGAGAAGATCAAGAAGGAATCCAAGGAAAAGTCTAAAAAGCGGGTCAAGGAGGAGCCGAGCGATGATTACGGCAGTGCcaagccgaaaaagaaaaaaatgaaaaag GAGCCCGAAGTCGTCTCCCCCACCAAACGGCAGAAGACGAAggtgaaggaggaggaggaggaggtgtgGCGATG GTGGGAAGAGGAAAAGCGTGCCGATGGCGTCAAGTGGTCAACGCTGGAGCACAAGGGACCCGTGTTCGCACCGCGGTACGAACGGGTGCCACGCAATGTACGGTTTTACTATGATGGCAAGCCGTTGGAACTCTCGGAGGAAACGGAGGAGGCGGCCACCTTCTATGCCAAGATGCTGAACCACGACTACTGCACCAAAGAAGTGTTCAATAACAACTTCTTCAAGGACTTCCGCAAGTCCATGACGAACAAGGAGAAGGAGATAATCAAGGATTTCCGCAAGTGCGGCTTCCAGGAGATGTTCAACTTCTTCCAGGCGGAGTCCGAAAAACGCAAGGCCGCCACCAAGGAGGAGAAGCTGATCAAGAAGAACGAAAACGAGGCACTCATGAAGGAATTCGGATTCTGCATGATTGATGGGCACAAGGAGAAGATCGGTAACTTCCGTCTGGAGCCGCCGGGTCTGTTCCGCGGCCGTGGCGAGCATCCCAAAATGGGCATGATCAAGCGGCGCATTCAGGCCAGCGATGTGTCCATCAACTGTGGCAAGGAGTCGAAGGTGCCGTCACCGCCGCCCGGATCTCGCTGGAAGGAGGTGCGCCACGACAACACGGTCACTTGGTTGGCCTCCTGGATCGAGAACGTGCAGGGTCAGGTCAAGTACATCATGTTGAATCCATCCTCAAAACTCAAGGGCGAAAAGGATCACATTAAGTACGAGACGGCGCGACGCCTGGACAAGGTCATCGATAAGATTCGTGCCACCTATCGCGACGAGTGGAAGTCCAAGGAGATGAGGGTTCGCCAGCGAGCGGTGGCCCTCTACTTCATCGACAAACTGGCACTGAGAGCAGGCAACGAAAAGGACGAGGATCAGGCCGATACCGTGGGCTGTTGCTCGCTCCGCGTGGAACATGTCCAGCTCCACAAGGAACTGAACGGAAAGGAGAATGTGGTGGTCTTTGATTTCCCCGGTAAGGACTCCATTCGGTATTACAACGAGGTCGAGGTGGAGAAGCGCGTCTTCAAGAACCTCGAGCTGTTCATGGAGCACAAGAAGGATGGCGACGACCTCTTCGATCGACTCAACACCCAGGTGCTCAATGAGCATCTCAAGGAGCTGATGGAAG GACTCACGGCCAAGGTATTCCGTACGTACAACGCTTCAAAAACACTGCAAAGCCAGCTGGATCTGCTGACCGATCCGAGTGCCACGGTTCCGGAAAAGCTGTTGGCCTACAATCGCGCCAACCGTGCCGTGGCCATCCTCTGTAACCATCAGCGTTCCGTGCCCAAAAGCCACGAGAAGTCTATGGAGAATCTGAAGGAGAAGATCAAGGCCAAGCGAGAAGCCATCAAAAAATGCGAGGCCGAATATCAT TCGAGGGACGAAAAGAAGGGCAAACAGCTAGAGCGCCTTAAGGATCAGCTAAAGAAACTAGAGCTACAAGAGACTGATAGAGATGAGAATAAGACCATTGCCCTGGGCACCTCTAAGCTTAACTATCTTGATCCACGCATATCGGTGGCATG GTGTAAAAAGAATGACGTGCCGATCGAGAAGATATTCAACAAAACCCAAAGAACCAAATTTCTGTGGGCCGTGCACATGGCCGATGAGAATTATCGTTTTTAA
- the LOC122624451 gene encoding DNA topoisomerase 1 isoform X1, translating to MTDAQVSGPDSLSLFSWSIYVRSIHIQNGGSCEVVQSNGVTTNGHGHHHHHHSSGSSSKHKSSSKDKHRDKEREHKSSSSSSSSKEHKSSSRDKDRHKSSSSSSSKHRDKDKERDGSSHRSSSSSSHRDKDGSSSSKHKSSSSSGHHKSSSKDKERRDKDKDRSSSSSSRHKSSSSSSRDKERSSSSHKSSSSSSSKSKHSSSRHSSSSSSSKDPPSYDGVFVKPEPVSQPLMHSGPVDPFQMQQLGGYEAATAANFNGNGNDGGLNYKNGYEESIVDIKKEDESFNNLSQASSCDYSMSQFRADEPPFEVKHEQSYVEEDSTMNYNDQEDETEAMDDDEEDVPLAMRKRKQEAPDRGDGGMDDDDDDIPLLARKKVKKEKIKKESKEKSKKRVKEEPSDDYGSAKPKKKKMKKEPEVVSPTKRQKTKVKEEEEEVWRWWEEEKRADGVKWSTLEHKGPVFAPRYERVPRNVRFYYDGKPLELSEETEEAATFYAKMLNHDYCTKEVFNNNFFKDFRKSMTNKEKEIIKDFRKCGFQEMFNFFQAESEKRKAATKEEKLIKKNENEALMKEFGFCMIDGHKEKIGNFRLEPPGLFRGRGEHPKMGMIKRRIQASDVSINCGKESKVPSPPPGSRWKEVRHDNTVTWLASWIENVQGQVKYIMLNPSSKLKGEKDHIKYETARRLDKVIDKIRATYRDEWKSKEMRVRQRAVALYFIDKLALRAGNEKDEDQADTVGCCSLRVEHVQLHKELNGKENVVVFDFPGKDSIRYYNEVEVEKRVFKNLELFMEHKKDGDDLFDRLNTQVLNEHLKELMEGLTAKVFRTYNASKTLQSQLDLLTDPSATVPEKLLAYNRANRAVAILCNHQRSVPKSHEKSMENLKEKIKAKREAIKKCEAEYHSRDEKKGKQLERLKDQLKKLELQETDRDENKTIALGTSKLNYLDPRISVAWCKKNDVPIEKIFNKTQRTKFLWAVHMADENYRF from the exons ATGACGGATGCACAGGTTTCTGGCCCGGATTCACTCTCACTTTTCAGCTGGTCCATCTATGTACGA AGCATCCACATACAAAATGGTGGCAGCTGCGAGGTGGTTCAGTCCAACGGAGTGACCACCAATGGACACggacaccaccaccatcaccacagcagcgggagcagcagcaagcatAAATCCTCCAGCAAGGACAAGCACCGTGATAAGGAGAGGGAGCACAAGAGCTCCAGTTCCTCCAGCTCGTCGAAGGAGCACAAGAGCAGCAGTCG CGACAAGGATCGacacaaaagcagcagcagttcgtCGTCGAAGCATcgggacaaggacaaggagcgTGACGGCAGCTCGCATCGCAGCAGCTCATCATCCAGCCATAGGGATAAGGatgggagcagcagcagcaagcacaagtcctcgtcgtcgtctggCCACCATAAGAGCTCCTCAAAGGACAAGGAGCGACGGGATAAGGACAAGGATCGCAGCAGCAGTTCATCCAGCCGGCACAAGTCATCCTCGTCTAGTTCCCGTGACAAagaacgcagcagcagcagtcacaAGAGCTCCTCTTCATCCTCATCGAAGAGCAAACATTCCAGTTCGCGGCACAGCAGCTCATCATCTTCCTCGAAAGATCCGCCATCTTACGATGGAGTGTTTGTTAAGCCGGAGCCTGTTTCCCAACCGCTGATGCACTCGGGCCCGGTGGATCCTTTCCAGATGCAGCAGCTCGGTGGCTACGAAGCCGCAACCGCTGCCAATTTTAATGGCAATGGAAACGATGGCGGTCTCAACTATAAGAACGGCTACGAGGAATCGATCGTAGACATCAAAAAGGAGGACGAGAGTTTCAACAATCTATCGCAAGCCAGCTCCTGTGACTACTCCATGTCCCAGTTTCGCGCCGATGAGCCGCCGTTCGAGGTGAAGCACGAGCAGAGCTACGTCGAAGAGGACAGCACCATGAACTACAATGATCAGGAAGATGAGACCGAGGCGatggacgacgacgaggaggatgtGCCGCTGGCCATGCGCAAGCGCAAACAGGAGGCACCCGATCGCGGTGACGGCGGCAtggatgacgacgacgacgacattCCGCTGCTGGCGCGCAAGAAGGTCAAGAAGGAGAAGATCAAGAAGGAATCCAAGGAAAAGTCTAAAAAGCGGGTCAAGGAGGAGCCGAGCGATGATTACGGCAGTGCcaagccgaaaaagaaaaaaatgaaaaag GAGCCCGAAGTCGTCTCCCCCACCAAACGGCAGAAGACGAAggtgaaggaggaggaggaggaggtgtgGCGATG GTGGGAAGAGGAAAAGCGTGCCGATGGCGTCAAGTGGTCAACGCTGGAGCACAAGGGACCCGTGTTCGCACCGCGGTACGAACGGGTGCCACGCAATGTACGGTTTTACTATGATGGCAAGCCGTTGGAACTCTCGGAGGAAACGGAGGAGGCGGCCACCTTCTATGCCAAGATGCTGAACCACGACTACTGCACCAAAGAAGTGTTCAATAACAACTTCTTCAAGGACTTCCGCAAGTCCATGACGAACAAGGAGAAGGAGATAATCAAGGATTTCCGCAAGTGCGGCTTCCAGGAGATGTTCAACTTCTTCCAGGCGGAGTCCGAAAAACGCAAGGCCGCCACCAAGGAGGAGAAGCTGATCAAGAAGAACGAAAACGAGGCACTCATGAAGGAATTCGGATTCTGCATGATTGATGGGCACAAGGAGAAGATCGGTAACTTCCGTCTGGAGCCGCCGGGTCTGTTCCGCGGCCGTGGCGAGCATCCCAAAATGGGCATGATCAAGCGGCGCATTCAGGCCAGCGATGTGTCCATCAACTGTGGCAAGGAGTCGAAGGTGCCGTCACCGCCGCCCGGATCTCGCTGGAAGGAGGTGCGCCACGACAACACGGTCACTTGGTTGGCCTCCTGGATCGAGAACGTGCAGGGTCAGGTCAAGTACATCATGTTGAATCCATCCTCAAAACTCAAGGGCGAAAAGGATCACATTAAGTACGAGACGGCGCGACGCCTGGACAAGGTCATCGATAAGATTCGTGCCACCTATCGCGACGAGTGGAAGTCCAAGGAGATGAGGGTTCGCCAGCGAGCGGTGGCCCTCTACTTCATCGACAAACTGGCACTGAGAGCAGGCAACGAAAAGGACGAGGATCAGGCCGATACCGTGGGCTGTTGCTCGCTCCGCGTGGAACATGTCCAGCTCCACAAGGAACTGAACGGAAAGGAGAATGTGGTGGTCTTTGATTTCCCCGGTAAGGACTCCATTCGGTATTACAACGAGGTCGAGGTGGAGAAGCGCGTCTTCAAGAACCTCGAGCTGTTCATGGAGCACAAGAAGGATGGCGACGACCTCTTCGATCGACTCAACACCCAGGTGCTCAATGAGCATCTCAAGGAGCTGATGGAAG GACTCACGGCCAAGGTATTCCGTACGTACAACGCTTCAAAAACACTGCAAAGCCAGCTGGATCTGCTGACCGATCCGAGTGCCACGGTTCCGGAAAAGCTGTTGGCCTACAATCGCGCCAACCGTGCCGTGGCCATCCTCTGTAACCATCAGCGTTCCGTGCCCAAAAGCCACGAGAAGTCTATGGAGAATCTGAAGGAGAAGATCAAGGCCAAGCGAGAAGCCATCAAAAAATGCGAGGCCGAATATCAT TCGAGGGACGAAAAGAAGGGCAAACAGCTAGAGCGCCTTAAGGATCAGCTAAAGAAACTAGAGCTACAAGAGACTGATAGAGATGAGAATAAGACCATTGCCCTGGGCACCTCTAAGCTTAACTATCTTGATCCACGCATATCGGTGGCATG GTGTAAAAAGAATGACGTGCCGATCGAGAAGATATTCAACAAAACCCAAAGAACCAAATTTCTGTGGGCCGTGCACATGGCCGATGAGAATTATCGTTTTTAA
- the LOC122624451 gene encoding DNA topoisomerase 1 isoform X2 — protein sequence MTDAQVSGPDSLSLFSWSIYSIHIQNGGSCEVVQSNGVTTNGHGHHHHHHSSGSSSKHKSSSKDKHRDKEREHKSSSSSSSSKEHKSSSRDKDRHKSSSSSSSKHRDKDKERDGSSHRSSSSSSHRDKDGSSSSKHKSSSSSGHHKSSSKDKERRDKDKDRSSSSSSRHKSSSSSSRDKERSSSSHKSSSSSSSKSKHSSSRHSSSSSSSKDPPSYDGVFVKPEPVSQPLMHSGPVDPFQMQQLGGYEAATAANFNGNGNDGGLNYKNGYEESIVDIKKEDESFNNLSQASSCDYSMSQFRADEPPFEVKHEQSYVEEDSTMNYNDQEDETEAMDDDEEDVPLAMRKRKQEAPDRGDGGMDDDDDDIPLLARKKVKKEKIKKESKEKSKKRVKEEPSDDYGSAKPKKKKMKKEPEVVSPTKRQKTKVKEEEEEVWRWWEEEKRADGVKWSTLEHKGPVFAPRYERVPRNVRFYYDGKPLELSEETEEAATFYAKMLNHDYCTKEVFNNNFFKDFRKSMTNKEKEIIKDFRKCGFQEMFNFFQAESEKRKAATKEEKLIKKNENEALMKEFGFCMIDGHKEKIGNFRLEPPGLFRGRGEHPKMGMIKRRIQASDVSINCGKESKVPSPPPGSRWKEVRHDNTVTWLASWIENVQGQVKYIMLNPSSKLKGEKDHIKYETARRLDKVIDKIRATYRDEWKSKEMRVRQRAVALYFIDKLALRAGNEKDEDQADTVGCCSLRVEHVQLHKELNGKENVVVFDFPGKDSIRYYNEVEVEKRVFKNLELFMEHKKDGDDLFDRLNTQVLNEHLKELMEGLTAKVFRTYNASKTLQSQLDLLTDPSATVPEKLLAYNRANRAVAILCNHQRSVPKSHEKSMENLKEKIKAKREAIKKCEAEYHSRDEKKGKQLERLKDQLKKLELQETDRDENKTIALGTSKLNYLDPRISVAWCKKNDVPIEKIFNKTQRTKFLWAVHMADENYRF from the exons ATGACGGATGCACAGGTTTCTGGCCCGGATTCACTCTCACTTTTCAGCTGGTCCATCTAT AGCATCCACATACAAAATGGTGGCAGCTGCGAGGTGGTTCAGTCCAACGGAGTGACCACCAATGGACACggacaccaccaccatcaccacagcagcgggagcagcagcaagcatAAATCCTCCAGCAAGGACAAGCACCGTGATAAGGAGAGGGAGCACAAGAGCTCCAGTTCCTCCAGCTCGTCGAAGGAGCACAAGAGCAGCAGTCG CGACAAGGATCGacacaaaagcagcagcagttcgtCGTCGAAGCATcgggacaaggacaaggagcgTGACGGCAGCTCGCATCGCAGCAGCTCATCATCCAGCCATAGGGATAAGGatgggagcagcagcagcaagcacaagtcctcgtcgtcgtctggCCACCATAAGAGCTCCTCAAAGGACAAGGAGCGACGGGATAAGGACAAGGATCGCAGCAGCAGTTCATCCAGCCGGCACAAGTCATCCTCGTCTAGTTCCCGTGACAAagaacgcagcagcagcagtcacaAGAGCTCCTCTTCATCCTCATCGAAGAGCAAACATTCCAGTTCGCGGCACAGCAGCTCATCATCTTCCTCGAAAGATCCGCCATCTTACGATGGAGTGTTTGTTAAGCCGGAGCCTGTTTCCCAACCGCTGATGCACTCGGGCCCGGTGGATCCTTTCCAGATGCAGCAGCTCGGTGGCTACGAAGCCGCAACCGCTGCCAATTTTAATGGCAATGGAAACGATGGCGGTCTCAACTATAAGAACGGCTACGAGGAATCGATCGTAGACATCAAAAAGGAGGACGAGAGTTTCAACAATCTATCGCAAGCCAGCTCCTGTGACTACTCCATGTCCCAGTTTCGCGCCGATGAGCCGCCGTTCGAGGTGAAGCACGAGCAGAGCTACGTCGAAGAGGACAGCACCATGAACTACAATGATCAGGAAGATGAGACCGAGGCGatggacgacgacgaggaggatgtGCCGCTGGCCATGCGCAAGCGCAAACAGGAGGCACCCGATCGCGGTGACGGCGGCAtggatgacgacgacgacgacattCCGCTGCTGGCGCGCAAGAAGGTCAAGAAGGAGAAGATCAAGAAGGAATCCAAGGAAAAGTCTAAAAAGCGGGTCAAGGAGGAGCCGAGCGATGATTACGGCAGTGCcaagccgaaaaagaaaaaaatgaaaaag GAGCCCGAAGTCGTCTCCCCCACCAAACGGCAGAAGACGAAggtgaaggaggaggaggaggaggtgtgGCGATG GTGGGAAGAGGAAAAGCGTGCCGATGGCGTCAAGTGGTCAACGCTGGAGCACAAGGGACCCGTGTTCGCACCGCGGTACGAACGGGTGCCACGCAATGTACGGTTTTACTATGATGGCAAGCCGTTGGAACTCTCGGAGGAAACGGAGGAGGCGGCCACCTTCTATGCCAAGATGCTGAACCACGACTACTGCACCAAAGAAGTGTTCAATAACAACTTCTTCAAGGACTTCCGCAAGTCCATGACGAACAAGGAGAAGGAGATAATCAAGGATTTCCGCAAGTGCGGCTTCCAGGAGATGTTCAACTTCTTCCAGGCGGAGTCCGAAAAACGCAAGGCCGCCACCAAGGAGGAGAAGCTGATCAAGAAGAACGAAAACGAGGCACTCATGAAGGAATTCGGATTCTGCATGATTGATGGGCACAAGGAGAAGATCGGTAACTTCCGTCTGGAGCCGCCGGGTCTGTTCCGCGGCCGTGGCGAGCATCCCAAAATGGGCATGATCAAGCGGCGCATTCAGGCCAGCGATGTGTCCATCAACTGTGGCAAGGAGTCGAAGGTGCCGTCACCGCCGCCCGGATCTCGCTGGAAGGAGGTGCGCCACGACAACACGGTCACTTGGTTGGCCTCCTGGATCGAGAACGTGCAGGGTCAGGTCAAGTACATCATGTTGAATCCATCCTCAAAACTCAAGGGCGAAAAGGATCACATTAAGTACGAGACGGCGCGACGCCTGGACAAGGTCATCGATAAGATTCGTGCCACCTATCGCGACGAGTGGAAGTCCAAGGAGATGAGGGTTCGCCAGCGAGCGGTGGCCCTCTACTTCATCGACAAACTGGCACTGAGAGCAGGCAACGAAAAGGACGAGGATCAGGCCGATACCGTGGGCTGTTGCTCGCTCCGCGTGGAACATGTCCAGCTCCACAAGGAACTGAACGGAAAGGAGAATGTGGTGGTCTTTGATTTCCCCGGTAAGGACTCCATTCGGTATTACAACGAGGTCGAGGTGGAGAAGCGCGTCTTCAAGAACCTCGAGCTGTTCATGGAGCACAAGAAGGATGGCGACGACCTCTTCGATCGACTCAACACCCAGGTGCTCAATGAGCATCTCAAGGAGCTGATGGAAG GACTCACGGCCAAGGTATTCCGTACGTACAACGCTTCAAAAACACTGCAAAGCCAGCTGGATCTGCTGACCGATCCGAGTGCCACGGTTCCGGAAAAGCTGTTGGCCTACAATCGCGCCAACCGTGCCGTGGCCATCCTCTGTAACCATCAGCGTTCCGTGCCCAAAAGCCACGAGAAGTCTATGGAGAATCTGAAGGAGAAGATCAAGGCCAAGCGAGAAGCCATCAAAAAATGCGAGGCCGAATATCAT TCGAGGGACGAAAAGAAGGGCAAACAGCTAGAGCGCCTTAAGGATCAGCTAAAGAAACTAGAGCTACAAGAGACTGATAGAGATGAGAATAAGACCATTGCCCTGGGCACCTCTAAGCTTAACTATCTTGATCCACGCATATCGGTGGCATG GTGTAAAAAGAATGACGTGCCGATCGAGAAGATATTCAACAAAACCCAAAGAACCAAATTTCTGTGGGCCGTGCACATGGCCGATGAGAATTATCGTTTTTAA